One part of the Streptomyces lienomycini genome encodes these proteins:
- a CDS encoding Na+/H+ antiporter subunit A, translating into MSVLILCHFALAACAAPLVRGLGTRAFLVLALPPAAATVWAATRWSTTAAGGADTTVWRWLPAYHVDWALRLDALAELMVLLAAGVGTLVLVYCASYFDDRSRQLGRFAGNLLAFAGAMLGLVLADDLVLLYIFWELTTVFSYLLIGQTSDHKRNRRSALQALTVTALGGLTMLVGLLLLGHEAGTYRVSAILADPPPPSAALSTAIVLILVGALSKSAIWPFSLWLPNAMAAPTPVSAYLHAAAMVKAGVYLIARLAPAFAEVTPWRPLLLVLGSATMLLGGWRALRMNDLKLVLAYGTVSQLGFLAVLAGAGGHDTGLAATAMILGHALFKAPLFLVTGIVDHATGTRDLRKLSGLGRRLPAVCAVAVIAGASMAAVPPLLGFAAKEAAFQALLDGGTGDRWALAATVVGSALTTAYTLRYLWGAFARKPGLPDTGAHPVPAAFLAPPAVLALACLVLGPGVPWLQGLLGTYAEQFPAPAHPYHLALWHGAGPALGLSGAAWAGGVLLFLAAGPVQRVGQVIAWRSADRVFGRLLLALERTALQCTGLVQRGSLSVYLVTTMSVVLAGQIAVLVADEPWTGVPAPRLWDHPAQAGVALLTCAVALLCLGVRRRMKAVVFAGLTGYGTALLFVAQGAPDLALTQFCVETVSMIVFVLVLRRMPVHFEENYSRWRRLLRMPVALAGGAAVAVVLWIMAGHRRADSAGAAMVEETAHHGLKDVVATILVDLRAWDTMGESAVLAAAAIGVTSLIYLHRRTDGAEQPVLPLPGDHPHAGLRTAWPATPYESAGLPSGDESAPERTWLAASATLAPERRSLVLEVVARLIFHPVLVLSVYLLLCAENLPGGGFVAGLTAGVAFIARYLAGGRHELADAVRFKPGLFTGLGLFLSTGVALGGLGEGTVLHGWTWHGHLPVWGDVHLSTAVFFDCGVYLLVLGVVLDIVRALGARIDRQIERAAPRPEAGRA; encoded by the coding sequence GTGTCCGTGCTCATCCTCTGCCACTTCGCGCTCGCGGCCTGCGCCGCGCCGCTGGTGCGAGGGCTGGGCACCCGCGCCTTCCTCGTGCTGGCCCTGCCGCCCGCCGCGGCGACCGTCTGGGCGGCCACCCGGTGGAGCACGACGGCCGCGGGCGGCGCCGACACCACCGTCTGGCGCTGGCTGCCCGCCTACCACGTGGACTGGGCCCTGAGACTGGACGCCCTGGCCGAACTCATGGTGCTGCTCGCGGCGGGCGTGGGCACCCTCGTCCTGGTCTACTGCGCCTCCTACTTCGACGACCGTTCGCGGCAGCTCGGCCGCTTCGCCGGGAACCTCCTCGCCTTCGCCGGGGCGATGCTCGGGCTCGTCCTGGCCGACGACCTCGTCCTGCTCTACATCTTCTGGGAACTGACGACGGTCTTCTCCTACCTGCTGATCGGCCAGACCAGCGACCACAAGCGGAACCGGCGCAGCGCCCTGCAAGCCCTCACGGTCACCGCGCTCGGCGGACTGACCATGCTCGTCGGCCTCCTCCTCCTGGGCCACGAGGCGGGCACCTACCGCGTCTCGGCGATCCTCGCCGACCCGCCGCCCCCGTCGGCGGCGCTGTCCACGGCGATCGTGCTGATCCTCGTCGGCGCGCTGTCCAAGTCCGCGATCTGGCCCTTCAGCCTCTGGCTGCCCAACGCCATGGCCGCTCCCACCCCCGTCAGCGCCTACCTGCACGCCGCCGCGATGGTCAAGGCCGGCGTCTACCTGATCGCCCGGCTCGCCCCCGCCTTCGCCGAGGTCACGCCCTGGCGCCCGCTGCTGCTCGTCCTCGGCTCCGCGACGATGCTGCTCGGCGGCTGGCGGGCGCTCAGGATGAACGACCTCAAACTCGTCCTCGCCTACGGCACCGTCAGCCAGCTCGGCTTCCTCGCCGTCCTCGCCGGAGCGGGCGGCCACGACACCGGCCTCGCCGCCACCGCCATGATCCTCGGGCACGCCCTGTTCAAGGCGCCGCTCTTCCTCGTCACCGGCATCGTCGACCACGCCACCGGCACCCGTGACCTGCGTAAACTCTCCGGTCTCGGACGCCGGCTGCCCGCCGTGTGCGCGGTCGCCGTGATCGCCGGGGCGTCCATGGCGGCCGTACCGCCCCTGCTCGGCTTCGCCGCCAAGGAGGCCGCCTTCCAAGCCCTCCTGGACGGCGGCACCGGCGACCGCTGGGCGCTCGCCGCGACCGTCGTCGGCTCGGCCCTGACCACCGCCTACACCCTGCGCTACCTGTGGGGCGCCTTCGCCCGCAAGCCCGGCCTCCCCGACACCGGCGCGCACCCCGTCCCGGCGGCCTTCCTCGCACCGCCCGCCGTGCTCGCCCTGGCCTGCCTCGTCCTCGGCCCCGGCGTGCCCTGGCTCCAGGGCCTCCTCGGCACCTACGCCGAACAGTTCCCCGCGCCCGCCCACCCGTACCACCTGGCGCTCTGGCACGGCGCCGGTCCCGCGCTCGGCCTGTCCGGCGCGGCCTGGGCCGGCGGGGTACTGCTCTTCCTCGCCGCGGGCCCCGTCCAGCGGGTCGGCCAGGTGATCGCCTGGCGCTCCGCGGACCGGGTCTTCGGACGGCTGCTGCTCGCCCTGGAGCGCACCGCCCTGCAGTGCACCGGACTCGTACAGCGCGGCTCGCTGTCGGTGTACCTGGTGACGACCATGAGCGTGGTCCTCGCCGGGCAGATCGCCGTGCTCGTCGCGGACGAACCCTGGACCGGCGTCCCCGCCCCACGGCTGTGGGACCACCCCGCCCAGGCCGGTGTCGCCCTGCTGACCTGCGCCGTGGCCCTGCTCTGCCTGGGCGTGCGGCGCCGGATGAAGGCCGTCGTCTTCGCCGGCCTCACCGGATACGGCACCGCGCTGCTCTTCGTCGCGCAGGGCGCTCCCGACCTCGCGCTGACCCAGTTCTGCGTGGAGACCGTCTCCATGATCGTCTTCGTGCTGGTGCTGCGCCGGATGCCGGTGCACTTCGAGGAGAACTACAGCCGGTGGCGTCGCCTGCTGCGGATGCCGGTGGCGCTCGCGGGCGGCGCCGCCGTCGCCGTCGTCCTGTGGATCATGGCGGGGCACCGCCGGGCCGACAGCGCGGGAGCGGCGATGGTGGAGGAGACCGCGCACCACGGGCTGAAGGACGTCGTCGCGACGATCCTCGTCGACCTGCGGGCCTGGGACACGATGGGGGAGTCGGCGGTACTCGCCGCCGCCGCGATCGGCGTCACCAGCCTCATCTACCTGCACCGCCGCACCGACGGCGCCGAACAGCCCGTACTGCCGCTGCCCGGCGACCACCCGCACGCCGGCCTGCGCACCGCCTGGCCTGCGACGCCCTACGAGTCGGCGGGCCTGCCCAGCGGCGACGAGAGCGCGCCGGAGCGGACCTGGCTCGCCGCCAGCGCCACGCTCGCCCCGGAGCGCCGCTCCCTCGTCCTCGAGGTGGTCGCGCGCCTCATCTTCCACCCCGTCCTCGTCCTCTCCGTCTACCTGCTGCTGTGCGCGGAGAACCTGCCGGGCGGCGGCTTCGTCGCGGGCCTGACCGCCGGCGTCGCCTTCATCGCCCGCTACCTGGCCGGCGGGCGGCACGAACTCGCCGACGCCGTGCGCTTCAAACCGGGCCTGTTCACCGGCCTCGGCCTGTTCCTGTCCACCGGGGTCGCGCTGGGCGGCCTCGGCGAGGGCACCGTGCTGCACGGCTGGACCTGGCACGGCCACCTGCCCGTGTGGGGCGACGTCCACCTGTCCACCGCCGTCTTCTTCGACTGCGGGGTCTACCTCCTCGTCCTCGGCGTGGTCCTGGACATCGTGCGGGCCCTCGGCGCCCGCATCGACCGCCAGATCGAACGGGCCGCCCCCCGACCGGAGGCGGGCCGCGCATGA
- a CDS encoding LysR family transcriptional regulator translates to MIEARRLHILRAVADHRTVTAAAAALYLTPSAVSQQLAALEQETGHRLVERGAKGVRLTPAGEILLSHTNAVLAQLERAEAELAAYGSGEAGTVTVASFATGIALVVAPALARLAASAPGIRLRVQDAEGDASLPMVLDRQVDVAVAVEYRGAPPADDPRLTHVFLYAEPFDAVVPVAHRLADADEVPLAELAKDPWIGPYPGNPCHDVVVLACESAGFQPRLEHSSDDFRAVVSLAAADAGVALVPRSALLGTDLTGVVVRPVDGVAPTRRVFAAVRRGAEEHPLIRPVLDALGEAARA, encoded by the coding sequence ATGATCGAGGCGCGGCGGCTGCACATCCTCCGAGCGGTGGCGGACCACCGCACCGTGACGGCGGCGGCCGCCGCGCTGTACCTCACCCCGTCGGCGGTCTCCCAGCAGCTGGCCGCCCTGGAGCAGGAGACCGGGCACCGCCTGGTCGAGCGCGGCGCCAAGGGCGTACGGCTGACCCCGGCCGGGGAGATCCTGCTCAGCCACACCAACGCCGTCCTCGCCCAGCTGGAGCGGGCCGAGGCCGAGCTGGCCGCCTACGGCTCCGGCGAGGCCGGCACGGTCACGGTCGCCTCCTTCGCCACCGGCATCGCCCTCGTCGTCGCGCCCGCCCTGGCCCGCCTCGCCGCATCGGCGCCCGGCATCCGCCTCCGCGTCCAGGACGCCGAGGGCGACGCCAGCCTGCCGATGGTCCTCGACCGGCAGGTCGACGTGGCCGTAGCCGTCGAGTACCGCGGGGCACCGCCCGCCGACGACCCGCGCCTGACCCACGTCTTCCTGTACGCCGAGCCCTTCGACGCGGTCGTCCCGGTCGCCCACCGCCTCGCCGACGCCGACGAGGTGCCGCTCGCCGAGCTGGCCAAGGACCCCTGGATCGGCCCCTACCCGGGCAACCCGTGCCACGACGTGGTCGTGCTGGCCTGCGAGAGCGCCGGGTTCCAGCCCCGCCTCGAACACTCCTCGGACGACTTCCGCGCCGTGGTGTCCCTCGCCGCCGCCGACGCCGGGGTGGCGCTCGTCCCGCGCTCGGCGCTGCTCGGCACCGACCTCACCGGCGTGGTCGTCCGCCCGGTCGACGGGGTCGCGCCCACCCGCCGCGTCTTCGCGGCCGTACGCCGCGGAGCCGAGGAGCACCCGCTGATCCGCCCGGTCCTGGACGCACTCGGCGAGGCGGCCCGGGCCTGA
- a CDS encoding glycine C-acetyltransferase, producing the protein MFDSVRDDLRTTLDEIRAAGLHKPERVIGTPQSATVEVTAGGRPGEVLNFCANNYLGLADHPEVVAAAHEALDRWGYGMASVRFICGTQEVHKELEARLSAFLGQEDTILYSSCFDANGGVFETLLGPEDAVISDALNHASIIDGIRLSKAKRLRYANRDMADLEAQLKAAGDARRKLIVTDGVFSMDGYVAPLDEICDLADRYDAMVMVDDSHAVGFVGPGGRGTPELHGVMDRVDIITGTLGKALGGASGGYVAARAEIVALLRQRSRPYLFSNTLAPVIAAASLKVLDLLESADDLRVRLAENTALFRRRMTEEGFDILPGDHAIAPVMIGDASKAGRMAELLLERGVYVIGFSYPVVPQDKARIRVQLSAAHSTDDVHRAVDAFVAAREQLAA; encoded by the coding sequence ATGTTCGACTCCGTGCGCGACGACCTGCGCACCACCCTCGACGAGATCCGCGCCGCCGGGCTGCACAAGCCCGAGCGCGTCATCGGCACCCCGCAGTCCGCGACCGTCGAGGTCACCGCGGGCGGCCGCCCCGGCGAGGTCCTCAACTTCTGCGCCAACAACTACCTCGGCCTCGCCGACCACCCCGAGGTCGTCGCCGCCGCCCACGAGGCGCTGGACCGCTGGGGCTACGGCATGGCCTCCGTGCGCTTCATCTGCGGCACCCAGGAGGTGCACAAGGAACTGGAGGCGCGGCTCTCCGCGTTCCTCGGCCAGGAGGACACGATCCTCTACTCCTCCTGCTTCGACGCCAACGGCGGCGTCTTCGAGACCCTCCTCGGTCCCGAGGACGCGGTGATCTCCGACGCCCTCAACCACGCCTCGATCATCGACGGCATCCGCCTGTCCAAGGCCAAGCGCCTGCGCTACGCCAACCGCGACATGGCCGACCTGGAGGCACAGCTCAAGGCCGCGGGCGACGCCCGCCGCAAGCTGATCGTCACCGACGGCGTCTTCTCCATGGACGGATACGTGGCCCCGCTCGACGAGATCTGTGATCTTGCCGACCGCTACGACGCCATGGTCATGGTCGACGACTCGCACGCCGTCGGCTTCGTCGGCCCCGGCGGCCGCGGCACCCCCGAGCTGCACGGCGTCATGGACCGCGTCGACATCATCACCGGCACCCTCGGCAAGGCGCTCGGCGGCGCCTCCGGCGGCTACGTCGCCGCCCGCGCCGAGATCGTCGCCCTGCTGCGCCAGCGCTCCCGCCCGTACCTCTTCTCCAACACCCTCGCCCCGGTGATCGCCGCCGCCTCCCTCAAGGTGCTCGACCTGCTGGAGTCCGCCGACGACCTGCGCGTCCGGCTCGCCGAGAACACCGCCCTGTTCCGCCGCCGGATGACCGAGGAGGGCTTCGACATCCTCCCCGGCGACCACGCCATCGCGCCCGTCATGATCGGCGACGCGTCGAAGGCGGGCCGCATGGCCGAGCTGCTGCTGGAGCGCGGCGTGTACGTGATCGGCTTCTCCTACCCGGTCGTCCCGCAGGACAAGGCCCGCATCCGCGTGCAGCTGTCCGCCGCCCACTCCACGGACGACGTGCACCGCGCGGTGGACGCCTTCGTCGCCGCCCGGGAGCAGCTCGCCGCCTGA
- a CDS encoding MmcQ/YjbR family DNA-binding protein codes for MPDAEDVRRIALSLPDTTEKTAWSMPTFRVAGKMFATLPEEETSLAVRCPKEERDELVLAEPEKFWIAGHEAQFAWVRARLAALEGEDELRDILADSWRQAAPTRLLEAHPRLGLPAGG; via the coding sequence ATGCCGGACGCAGAAGACGTACGCCGTATCGCCCTGTCCCTTCCGGACACGACGGAGAAGACCGCCTGGAGCATGCCCACGTTCCGGGTCGCGGGCAAGATGTTCGCGACACTGCCCGAGGAGGAGACCTCACTCGCGGTGCGCTGCCCCAAGGAGGAGCGCGACGAACTGGTGCTGGCCGAGCCGGAGAAGTTCTGGATCGCGGGGCACGAGGCCCAGTTCGCCTGGGTGCGGGCCAGGCTCGCCGCGCTGGAGGGCGAGGACGAACTGCGCGACATCCTCGCCGACTCCTGGCGCCAGGCGGCCCCGACCCGGCTGCTGGAGGCCCACCCCCGGCTGGGGCTGCCGGCCGGGGGCTGA
- the tdh gene encoding L-threonine 3-dehydrogenase has protein sequence MKALVKEKAEPGLWLADVPEPVIGPGDVLIKVLRTGICGTDLHIRAWDGWARQAIRTPLVVGHEFVGEVVDTGRDVTDIKTGDRVSGEGHLVCGKCRNCQAGRRHLCRATVGLGVGRDGAFAEYVALPASNVWVHRVPVDLDVAAIFDPFGNAVHTALSFPLVGEDVLITGAGPIGLMAAAVARHAGARNVVITDVSEERLELARKVGVSLALNVSAATIADGQRELGLREGFDIGLEMSGRPEAMRDMIANMTHGGRIAMLGLPAEEFPVDWARVVTSMITVKGIYGREMFETWYAMSVLLEGGLDLAPVITGRYSHRDFEAAFADAASGRGGKVILDWTA, from the coding sequence TTGAAGGCGCTGGTCAAGGAGAAGGCGGAGCCCGGGCTGTGGCTCGCGGACGTCCCGGAGCCCGTCATCGGCCCCGGTGACGTCCTCATCAAGGTGCTGCGCACCGGCATCTGCGGCACCGACCTGCACATCCGGGCCTGGGACGGCTGGGCGCGGCAGGCCATCCGCACCCCGCTCGTCGTCGGCCACGAGTTCGTCGGCGAGGTCGTCGACACCGGGCGCGACGTCACCGACATCAAGACCGGCGACCGCGTCAGCGGCGAGGGCCACCTGGTCTGCGGCAAGTGCCGCAACTGCCAGGCCGGACGGCGCCACCTGTGCCGCGCCACCGTCGGTCTCGGCGTCGGCCGGGACGGCGCGTTCGCCGAGTACGTCGCCCTGCCCGCCTCCAACGTCTGGGTGCACCGGGTCCCCGTCGACCTCGACGTCGCCGCGATCTTCGACCCGTTCGGCAACGCCGTGCACACCGCGCTGTCCTTCCCGCTGGTCGGCGAGGACGTCCTCATCACCGGCGCCGGACCCATCGGTCTGATGGCCGCCGCCGTGGCCCGGCACGCGGGCGCCCGCAACGTCGTCATCACCGACGTGAGCGAGGAGCGGCTGGAACTCGCCCGCAAGGTCGGCGTCAGCCTCGCCCTGAACGTGTCGGCCGCGACCATCGCCGACGGACAGCGGGAGCTGGGCCTGCGCGAGGGCTTCGACATCGGCCTGGAGATGTCCGGCCGCCCCGAGGCCATGCGCGACATGATCGCCAACATGACGCACGGCGGCCGGATCGCCATGCTCGGCCTGCCCGCCGAGGAGTTCCCGGTCGACTGGGCCCGCGTCGTGACCTCCATGATCACCGTCAAGGGCATCTACGGCCGCGAGATGTTCGAGACCTGGTACGCCATGTCCGTGCTGCTCGAAGGCGGCCTCGACCTCGCCCCGGTGATCACCGGCCGCTACTCCCACCGCGACTTCGAGGCCGCCTTCGCCGACGCCGCGAGCGGCCGCGGCGGCAAGGTCATCCTCGACTGGACCGCGTAA
- a CDS encoding MFS transporter → MAGTSSQSTHEGAPAGGEPAAVRAVWSRDFALFFAARAVARLGDTMLPVALAAGLLQHGYGAGAVGLAMAATAAAFAGLVVFGGVLADRFSTRKLMIGADLVRLGTQALAATLFFSGHVVLWQICAIGFVNGVAGAVFQPGVASTVPRLASDIQGANGAIRVAESAAQLAGPAVAGLLVGFASPGGVFAAHATTYALSALCLLLLRLPPPAPAPVPGSRAEAGRGSKAFRADLVEGWREFRARRWLWSVIAVWCVYMIAVWGPTVPLVATEVVQEHGPRAYGLVNSALGAGTVVGGLLALRLRPRRMLRAGAIALVGFAAFPASVGAGLDVPAMAAGAAVAGAGMSFWGVMWATSVQTQVPPDVLNRIHAYDVAGSLAMMPVGQALAGPAAAALGADHVLLVAGATSFAVCAALLLIPAVRGLVRVDAAAAGSSGTAAAAAEPSRTQKC, encoded by the coding sequence ATGGCCGGGACGTCGTCGCAGTCCACTCACGAGGGGGCGCCGGCCGGCGGGGAGCCGGCCGCGGTGCGAGCCGTGTGGTCGCGGGACTTCGCGCTGTTCTTCGCCGCCCGCGCCGTGGCCCGGCTGGGCGACACCATGCTCCCCGTCGCGCTCGCCGCCGGTCTGCTCCAGCACGGGTACGGGGCGGGCGCGGTCGGCCTGGCCATGGCCGCGACCGCCGCCGCCTTCGCCGGTCTGGTCGTCTTCGGCGGAGTCCTCGCCGACCGGTTCAGCACCCGCAAGCTGATGATCGGCGCCGACCTGGTGCGGCTCGGCACCCAGGCCCTGGCCGCCACGCTCTTCTTCTCCGGGCACGTCGTGCTGTGGCAGATCTGCGCCATCGGCTTCGTCAACGGCGTCGCGGGCGCCGTCTTCCAGCCCGGCGTCGCCAGCACCGTGCCCCGGCTCGCCTCCGACATCCAGGGCGCCAACGGCGCGATACGCGTCGCCGAGTCCGCCGCCCAGCTCGCCGGCCCCGCCGTGGCCGGGCTCCTGGTCGGCTTCGCCTCACCCGGTGGCGTCTTCGCCGCCCACGCCACCACCTACGCGCTCAGCGCCCTGTGCCTGCTGCTGCTCCGCCTGCCCCCGCCCGCGCCGGCGCCCGTGCCGGGGAGCCGAGCGGAGGCCGGTCGCGGGAGCAAGGCGTTCCGCGCCGACCTGGTCGAGGGGTGGCGGGAGTTCCGCGCGCGGCGGTGGCTGTGGAGCGTCATCGCCGTCTGGTGCGTCTACATGATCGCCGTCTGGGGCCCGACCGTTCCGCTGGTGGCCACCGAGGTGGTTCAGGAGCACGGCCCGCGCGCGTACGGACTGGTCAACTCGGCCCTGGGCGCCGGCACCGTCGTCGGCGGCCTCCTCGCGCTGCGGCTGCGGCCCCGCCGCATGCTCCGGGCCGGAGCGATCGCCCTCGTCGGTTTCGCCGCCTTCCCCGCGAGCGTCGGTGCCGGGCTCGACGTACCCGCCATGGCGGCCGGGGCCGCCGTCGCCGGGGCCGGGATGTCCTTCTGGGGCGTGATGTGGGCGACCAGCGTGCAGACCCAGGTCCCGCCCGACGTCCTCAACCGGATCCACGCCTACGACGTGGCGGGCTCGCTCGCGATGATGCCCGTCGGCCAGGCACTCGCGGGCCCCGCCGCGGCGGCCCTCGGCGCCGACCACGTCCTGCTCGTCGCCGGCGCGACCAGCTTCGCCGTGTGCGCCGCCCTGCTCCTGATCCCCGCGGTGCGCGGACTGGTGCGGGTGGACGCGGCCGCGGCGGGCTCGAGCGGGACCGCGGCCGCCGCGGCCGAGCCGTCCCGCACGCAGAAGTGCTGA
- a CDS encoding GAF domain-containing protein: MSYDPPRPAGRLLLTPEDREAPERVRRLRRLGLAERPDPALDAFAAHLAGLTEAPYAMVNFLVEGGQFFAGLRVPEIPPVTRGDGTSPEFGRVQPRDHGFCPHVVVRRKALVLEDVRDYPRFAGNPVVDTFGIRSYLGAPLIDSTGTVLGTVSAADVRPRTWGTEGLATIKSTAADLVRRIERSAEDGFPL; this comes from the coding sequence ATGAGCTACGACCCGCCACGCCCGGCCGGACGCCTGCTGCTCACCCCCGAGGACCGGGAGGCCCCCGAGCGGGTACGGCGGCTGCGCCGGCTCGGTCTCGCGGAACGCCCCGACCCCGCCCTCGACGCCTTCGCCGCCCACCTCGCCGGCCTCACCGAGGCGCCGTACGCGATGGTCAACTTCCTCGTGGAGGGCGGGCAGTTCTTCGCGGGCCTGCGCGTGCCCGAGATCCCTCCGGTGACACGCGGGGACGGGACCAGCCCCGAGTTCGGCCGGGTCCAGCCCCGCGACCACGGCTTCTGCCCCCACGTGGTGGTCCGGCGCAAGGCGCTGGTCCTGGAGGACGTACGCGACTATCCGCGCTTCGCGGGCAACCCCGTCGTCGACACGTTCGGCATCCGCTCCTACCTCGGCGCCCCGCTCATCGACAGCACGGGGACGGTCCTCGGCACCGTGTCCGCCGCCGACGTCCGGCCCCGGACCTGGGGGACCGAGGGCCTGGCGACGATCAAGTCGACGGCCGCCGACCTCGTACGGCGCATCGAGCGCAGCGCGGAGGACGGGTTCCCCCTGTGA